In a genomic window of Aestuariirhabdus haliotis:
- a CDS encoding DNA-J related domain-containing protein, with protein MSSNPSSSHHAPPEFDNPLCIAVLEQLRRHQEAISEHQLMRALEQEFSDLPAEADSNLLLFRKHFLLMNALYQLQQSLRHEAYHLRISALEIVLEPEQAVTGKAELIDNAAEQKVREYYLDWNNFEQADADSVAELLRSFWRRYQGLDRRQEALSCLQLDATASAAQLTKAYRKLAAQHHPDRGGDAKRFVEIREAYELLRHVLP; from the coding sequence GTGTCCTCTAACCCCTCTTCCAGTCATCACGCGCCTCCGGAGTTTGACAACCCCCTGTGCATCGCTGTGCTCGAACAGCTTCGGAGGCATCAGGAAGCCATTTCCGAGCATCAACTGATGCGTGCCCTGGAGCAAGAATTCAGTGACCTGCCAGCAGAAGCAGACAGTAACCTTCTACTATTCCGCAAGCATTTTCTGTTGATGAATGCGCTCTATCAACTGCAACAATCGTTACGACATGAAGCCTATCACCTGCGGATCTCGGCCCTGGAGATTGTGCTGGAGCCAGAACAAGCCGTAACCGGAAAGGCCGAGCTGATAGATAATGCGGCCGAACAAAAAGTGAGAGAGTATTACCTGGATTGGAATAATTTCGAGCAGGCCGATGCCGACTCGGTAGCGGAGCTATTGCGCAGTTTCTGGCGCCGCTACCAGGGGCTGGATCGGCGGCAGGAAGCGCTAAGCTGTTTGCAGCTGGATGCTACCGCAAGCGCAGCGCAGCTGACCAAAGCCTATCGCAAACTGGCGGCACAGCACCATCCCGACCGTGGGGGTGAT